One genomic window of Flavobacteriales bacterium includes the following:
- the uvrA gene encoding excinuclease ABC subunit UvrA, translating to MTLKKKDIRIKGARVHNLKGVDVTIPRNKLTVVTGLSGSGKSSLAFDTLYAEGQRRYVESLSSYARQFLGRLDKPDVDAIEGIAPAIAIEQKVISRNSRSTVGTTTEIYDYLKLLYARIGHTISPISGKEVKADTVSDVVDAVMDSDPATRVMVLVDKRPEEGRTWEEHLKLLVDQGYIRAQTEEGIIRIDEADNQHAYDTFHLIIDRFTAEDSEENRARIADSVSTGFFEGHGEIFLDIDKGAKVLQFSDKFEADGMQFERPSVHFFSFNNPVGACKVCEGFGSVIGIDPQLVIPDPSRSVFEDGVAAWKGEKMSEWKDELIRVADKFDFPIHRPIEDLEPEQYDVLWHGNKHFEGIDGFFRYVESKAYKIQYRVMLSRYRGKTTCPDCEGSRLRKDANYVKVGGKSITELVSMPVSRCAEFFENLELSELDQNIGERLLNEIRFRLRYLNEVGLGYLTLDRMSNTLSGGESQRINLATSLGSSLVGSMYILDEPSIGLHSHDTERLIGVMRSLRDLGNTVIVVEHDEDIIRQSDHIIDMGPEAGMNGGELVFTGGIEALTNGSNDSLTAQYINGKMRIEWPGMRRKWSRSLKIVGASEHNLKDVDVEIPLNVMVAVTGVSGSGKTTLIKDILYPALSRMKGAGAPYVGKYQSLDGAVDHIKQIEMVDQNPIGRSSRSNPATYVKAYDDIRALFASQKASDLSGFKAAHFSFNVPGGRCDVCEGEGEVHIGMQFMADITLPCDACKGKRFKEEILEVRFKDKSIADVLDMTVDEAVEFFNEAKGHASKVRDKILPLQEVGLGYVKLGQPSSTLSGGEAQRIKLAFFLSKKDNQEQTLFIFDEPTTGLHFHDVHKLLHALNALIEQGHSVIVIEHNLDMVKSADWVIDLGPGGGEAGGEVVYEGSPDDMVDSGTLTAKYLKEKREVDLSSAEL from the coding sequence ATGACCCTGAAAAAGAAGGATATCCGCATCAAAGGCGCTCGCGTCCATAATCTCAAAGGAGTGGACGTGACCATCCCGAGAAACAAACTTACCGTGGTGACCGGTCTTTCAGGAAGCGGTAAATCCTCATTGGCCTTTGATACGCTCTATGCCGAAGGTCAGCGGAGATATGTAGAGAGCCTCTCATCCTATGCCCGTCAGTTCCTGGGTCGCTTGGATAAGCCCGATGTAGATGCTATCGAAGGGATAGCTCCGGCCATTGCTATCGAGCAGAAAGTCATTTCCCGAAATAGCCGCAGTACTGTCGGTACCACTACAGAGATATACGACTACCTCAAGTTGCTCTATGCACGTATCGGCCATACGATATCTCCTATCTCTGGAAAAGAGGTCAAGGCCGATACGGTCAGTGATGTCGTGGATGCAGTGATGGATTCCGACCCCGCGACCCGCGTGATGGTATTGGTGGACAAAAGACCAGAAGAGGGAAGAACCTGGGAGGAACATCTCAAGCTACTGGTCGATCAGGGCTATATACGGGCACAGACCGAAGAAGGAATCATCCGGATCGATGAAGCGGATAATCAACATGCCTATGATACCTTCCATTTGATCATCGATCGTTTCACGGCCGAGGATTCTGAAGAGAATCGCGCGCGTATCGCTGATTCGGTCTCAACTGGGTTCTTCGAAGGTCATGGAGAGATATTCTTGGATATAGACAAGGGAGCTAAAGTCCTTCAATTCTCAGATAAATTCGAGGCGGATGGCATGCAATTCGAGCGACCGAGCGTCCATTTCTTCAGCTTCAATAATCCGGTAGGAGCCTGTAAGGTCTGTGAGGGATTCGGTTCGGTGATAGGGATCGATCCTCAATTGGTGATTCCGGACCCTTCACGTTCCGTTTTTGAAGACGGGGTGGCTGCTTGGAAGGGTGAGAAAATGAGCGAATGGAAGGATGAATTGATCCGCGTGGCCGACAAGTTCGACTTTCCCATACATCGCCCCATAGAAGATCTCGAGCCCGAGCAGTATGACGTGCTCTGGCATGGGAACAAACATTTCGAAGGGATCGATGGCTTCTTCCGCTACGTGGAATCCAAGGCCTACAAGATCCAATACCGCGTGATGCTCAGCAGATATCGCGGCAAGACCACCTGCCCTGATTGCGAGGGTTCTCGCTTGAGAAAGGATGCCAATTATGTCAAAGTAGGAGGTAAGAGCATAACAGAACTGGTATCCATGCCAGTGAGCCGTTGCGCAGAATTCTTCGAGAATTTGGAGTTATCCGAGCTGGATCAGAACATAGGGGAGCGCTTGTTGAACGAGATACGTTTCCGTTTGCGCTATCTGAACGAAGTCGGGCTTGGATATCTCACTCTGGACAGAATGAGCAATACCTTGTCAGGGGGTGAATCACAGCGGATCAACCTGGCCACTTCGCTTGGAAGCAGTCTGGTCGGATCCATGTATATCCTCGATGAACCATCTATCGGACTACATAGCCATGATACAGAACGACTCATCGGTGTCATGCGTTCGCTCCGGGATCTGGGAAATACCGTGATCGTGGTAGAGCACGATGAAGACATCATTCGCCAATCGGACCACATCATCGATATGGGACCCGAGGCTGGAATGAATGGTGGCGAGCTGGTATTCACCGGTGGGATCGAAGCGCTCACCAATGGATCGAATGACAGTCTGACTGCTCAATATATCAATGGAAAGATGCGTATCGAGTGGCCCGGGATGCGAAGGAAATGGAGCAGGTCTCTAAAGATAGTTGGAGCCTCAGAGCACAACTTGAAAGATGTGGATGTGGAGATTCCGCTCAATGTCATGGTGGCTGTCACCGGAGTCAGCGGGTCGGGAAAGACCACACTTATCAAGGATATCCTGTATCCGGCCTTATCGCGCATGAAAGGTGCCGGTGCCCCATATGTTGGGAAATATCAGTCACTGGACGGGGCTGTAGACCATATCAAGCAGATAGAGATGGTCGATCAGAATCCGATCGGACGTTCTTCCAGAAGTAATCCAGCCACCTATGTCAAGGCCTACGATGATATACGTGCGCTCTTTGCCTCACAGAAAGCTTCCGATCTATCCGGATTCAAAGCAGCACACTTCTCCTTCAATGTGCCGGGCGGAAGATGTGATGTGTGTGAAGGGGAAGGAGAGGTTCACATCGGGATGCAATTCATGGCCGATATCACCCTCCCATGTGATGCCTGCAAGGGCAAACGCTTCAAAGAAGAAATACTCGAAGTGAGATTCAAGGACAAGTCCATAGCTGATGTGCTGGATATGACCGTGGATGAAGCGGTGGAATTCTTCAACGAAGCCAAAGGACATGCGTCCAAAGTGAGGGATAAGATACTCCCTTTGCAAGAAGTAGGTCTGGGTTATGTGAAACTGGGCCAACCGAGCAGTACCTTGAGCGGAGGGGAGGCCCAGCGTATAAAATTGGCCTTCTTCCTTTCAAAAAAGGATAATCAGGAGCAGACCCTTTTCATCTTTGATGAACCCACCACTGGATTGCATTTTCACGATGTACACAAGCTCCTACATGCTCTTAATGCCTTGATCGAACAAGGGCATTCGGTGATCGTCATCGAGCACAATCTGGATATGGTCAAATCAGCGGATTGGGTCATCGATCTAGGGCCGGGAGGTGGAGAAGCAGGAGGAGAGGTCGTGTACGAAGGCTCACCTGATGATATGGTCGACTCAGGCACACTTACAGCAAAGTACTTGAAGGAGAAACGGGAAGT
- a CDS encoding sigma-70 family RNA polymerase sigma factor, with protein MRLSALQDRDLVHKYLEGNESAFEALLLRHKNKVFTHIYIKVKDRDLAEDIFQDTFIKVVNTLKAGKYNEEGKFLPWLMRIAHNLVIDHFRRNKKMPKVRETEEFSPFAILDNGETAIDDVMISDQIHEDVKSLVKLLPEEQREVVIMRHYKGMSFKDIAEATNVSINTALGRMRYALINMRKIAAEKDMILTVR; from the coding sequence ATGCGTTTATCTGCTCTACAGGACCGTGATCTGGTCCATAAGTATCTAGAAGGAAATGAATCTGCTTTTGAAGCACTCCTTCTACGTCACAAGAACAAAGTTTTCACCCACATCTACATCAAGGTCAAAGACCGTGATCTGGCGGAGGATATCTTTCAAGATACCTTCATCAAGGTGGTCAATACCCTGAAAGCGGGCAAATACAACGAGGAGGGAAAATTCTTGCCCTGGCTCATGCGTATCGCGCACAATCTGGTGATCGACCATTTCCGTAGGAACAAGAAGATGCCCAAGGTCCGTGAGACCGAGGAGTTCAGTCCCTTCGCCATCTTGGATAATGGCGAAACGGCTATAGACGATGTGATGATCAGCGATCAGATTCACGAGGATGTCAAGTCGCTTGTAAAATTATTGCCCGAAGAGCAGCGGGAAGTGGTCATCATGCGTCATTATAAGGGCATGAGTTTCAAAGACATTGCAGAAGCAACGAATGTGAGCATCAACACAGCTCTGGGGCGTATGCGTTATGCGCTTATCAACATGCGCAAGATCGCTGCAGAAAAAGATATGATCCTCACTGTGAGATAG